cggtcatatctcagcctacacagatccaaatgaggtgattcttgatgcattggaaagataactcaaaaggctacaactttcatgttttagacatgagctggttcagcctctaacatcaagaaacgatcggttgaagttgggccaaaaacagagcaagtgatccacactcggatccactattcatccgaaccctcggctgtttctgggttagtggatccgagctcggatccatacggatccgaggcactgtagcagctcggatcactgtagcagcccagatttactgtagcaatccggccggaatttggccggatttgtggccggattcctggccggattgtggtcagagaagtctgctttttacgcggaaaactcaatttcacctccaccaactcacatgggatgctatacatgtgagaaacattcccagctgtaaaagggagatgtaatcctcatttcttgaccacctttcatcataaaagagccaaattcattgcaagaagGAGGGGAGTAGATAGAGAGAttggagttcatagcagaaaatagagagagacatacgggagaagctggaagttgcagaaatgtagctctttcatctccttagtgttagtttagcttagtatagagtagtgtagctttttccattcttgtttattatctagattaggatgaagatggaggatgaagaaggcaaggaagaaagctcatgtgacaagggttgtattccttccaaactctttatcttttgtatttgattccaagtttagttaatatacaagttctggattttgtgttcattatgtgtttctaaagtttataccttgggtttggttgaactttctataattgttagtgtttattatttggttatttgactgctatgatttgagcaagttatttagcactttagctcttgaaatcatgattaatctggtaccattaattgtgattatctaaggtgttgtttctgcaatgaaaattgagatttaacactagttcaagaagtgctaaacatagggagtacactcacgaaagtagaggtgcacttatgtggtttttagtgattcatttcatgtaatttcattgaagaaatgaacttgtagctaatttcataaccatgaaaataggtatggattagttatgagtatagttgattcactacgaaagtaggattcaaatgcataaggaaattacaccataattagcctaaatgtagtaattaatgatccaaatatagcacttgcatgagtagttagggataccacaacccaaggagctttcatttgttattttgtataatttcagtaggtttaatttgttataattcattgatagtctaaataatagagaagctttagtagtaccggtaattgcaatcttccttgtgggatcgacccttaataccctatactcgctcacgattcgtatacttgcgataaatcgcgtgtggggtatttaggagtttataaatgtaaaacttgattaggatgagcttaattgtatatgtatactccgcgcacgtcacaaattgcagaatttcggccagaaaacgcgcctttaCAAAACGCGTCTAAAACTCGCGTTTTGTGCACTCGCGTTttcactttgtccttacttcAAATGCGATTTCCTCCATGATGcaggccgaactggcttttgtgcaaaacccCAAAGTTGTATatatttgagttagctttccaatgcttcaagaatcatccaaatcggagctttgtagactgagatatgatcaaaatactaaacactggtcggaactctgttttccactttggacagctgagttgaatttcggtatttcaacttttggactatgaaaacggatgcattggactttgatgtcttcataccaaatgtagatatatctcttagcttcaaaatggtaccaagatcaccttgatccgatcattgtagctcctgatatagtcaaaatacgaaaatgtgtctgagttgtcaaagctgacttttcttgatttttgtcctcaaattgcatttcttccttttacacttcatattttattttccccactttaatccatcttcaatcatccaaacatcttctcaatgcacttcatttgatgattgaatcattaaacctacaaaatatgaagtttttaccataaaaatccataaaatgcaatgtttagccactttaacataaaatgtagttctttaccaaaaccttagttattttagttataaaactaaataatcaaaccaaaattaactaataaaacacactaaaaatacgtaaaataaacccttgtcaCTAACTATGttatactaatgaactaagaaaaattagtgaatattatattttagtaatgtctctagccttccaaagtagtGAAAATACGTGTTCAAACCCCCTATTTATAGATGAATTCAATCTCCAAATGAATTGTTAAATTTCATGTAAAATACTTCTTGAGATTCCCAAAATATTCTTCTACAAGTCTCTATACTCTTCATTATAGTTACAGTCAAAATTCTTGCAGGAATTGAGTTGTAAAAAGTTGtgaaaaaaatatatcaatTGGCTATACAAGTTGCACAACTTTCTTGAGAATGTACAAGGTCAATATGCAGTTGTAAGGTCACGTATTTCACCCGCGTATTGCCTCCCTTATAAGTTTGCACTTTTCTAATTAGTCTTCAACTGTGCTCTACTTTTGCACTAATTCAGCtgatattttctcaatgatgaAGGCTGGATTAACTCTTGTACACAACATGAAAGTTGCagtcctttgagttagcttttcaATGTATCAAGAATCATTTAATTTGGAGCTCTGTAGGttttaaaatgaccaaaatattcCTAACTAGTCAAAACTCTATTTCaacttttgacaacaaaaatgactgactgtatttcaactttttaatAAAGAAAACTATATGCTGaattttgatgtcttcataagaaatgtagatttATGTCTTAACTTCAAAATGGCTTCAGAATAACCTCAATTCAATACTTTTAGCTCAAAATATAGTTAAAATATCAAAAAGTGTCAAAGCTGTCaaacatttcttttttaatactTGATTGCTTTTCATACTATGATACTTTTATACTGCATGTTCACTTTAAATCATCAGTAATCattcaaatatcttctcaattcactcTATATGATAAAAAATTCACTCCATAAGTgataaaaaatgcattttttctcACTTAAACCAAAATTAGTTATAAAAATGACTAGAACACACCAGAACCAAATAATAAAGAACACTTAAAACACACAAAATATACACTTATCAGGGACCACatgaagaaaacaagaaagaagcAATGCATTTGAAATTTTTCACAGCTCGCATACTTATTCTTGTAGGTATCTGGAATTCATTGGACGTCGTCTccttattttagtcattttcctttattaattttgtttctttttcttgttggtTTAGAACTTCTCTATTATAAATATAGACGTGGTAGGACTTTGTTATTTAGACTTTTGCCAATTATTATCAAaagtttttttggttttttctatcattttctcTCAAGTTCCTTAAGGTTCTTGTGAATTATTCGAGATTTGATCGTGAATCTTTCTCTTTGTTATTCGAGAATCGTGTGTGAAATAATTCCTTAAACGTGCTTCCACGTCGATTGATCTAAACAGAAATTCTCATTTTCATGCTTTTGGCTTATTCCACAAGCCTCAAGTTGTATGATAAAAGAAACATGTTTGGGCCAGGTCTGCCGAGTGTGTGCTTGTTATTGTACCATATCCACgcagaaatgactaaaatatgtGAAGCTATATTTGAAATTGTAATATAGAGATTTGCATGTTATTTTGTTGTATAAAACTTTTGTGTTTGCATATTTCGGCCGCTAAATTATGTTGCTGATTGAGACGCATAATATGTGGAATTTCACATTTAAGAATTAAAGGTCAGAATTTGCTTCCCTTGTGGTCAAAGTTTTCGTGTCAGGATGTGGTGATTTCTTGATTCGGTCATTTGCAGAAGCATAGAGTAGACAAATTTGTAAGTGCACTTTCTTGATGGAAATAAGACATTGCGCCGACTAGATGAAACCCAATTTTCCTATATCATCACTCTCATTTtacattttaaatttcaattttcaatattTTGTAACTTAATCTCTCATGTTTGCTCCACTTAAATCTGATCAGTACAATGTTAGCAAAATTAATGGAATAGAGGATCatgcaaaataataaaattgttcTGAAAGTAGTCAAAAAAACGTTATCATTGAATTACAAGATCCTCAATTCCATTAGTTTTGCTAATGATGGTATCAATTGGATTTAAATGAGACAAATATGAGAGGTTAGAGCGCAAAATGTCATAAATTAAACTTTAAGATGCAAAGTGAGAATAGAGTATAAGTTGGAGAGTGCAAACttccaattttttaaaaatgtttaCTTTTTATCGTAGGTGAGAAGACCATGATTAGGAAGCGGTACATGTACCTGACTGAGGAAATTCTGAGGCAAAATCCCAATATTTGTACTTTTATGGAACCCTCACTGGATGCAAGGCAAGACATGATGGTTGATGAAGTACCAAGACTGGGCAAAGTAGCTGCCCAAAAAGCTATAGAGGAATGGGGTCAGTCCAAGTCCAAGATCACCCATCTTGTCTGCTGTACCCTAAGTGGCGTGGACATGCCTGGAGCAGACTATCAGCTGGCCAAGCTACTGGGCCTCCGGCCATCGGTGAAACGGTACATGATGTACCAACAAGGTTGTCATGCTGGAGGGACGGTTCTCCGGCTAGCCAAGGATTTGGCCGAGAACAACAAAGGTGCCCGTGTCCTTATCGTCTGCTCGGAACTCACAGCAATTTCGTTCAGGGGTCCGAGTGATAAGCATTTTGATAGTCTTGTTGGTCAGGCCCTGTTCGGAGATGGGGCAGCCGCGGTCATAATTGGTGCTGACCCGGTTCCTGGAGTTGAGCAGCCCTTGTTTCAGTTGGTCTCAGCCTCCCAAACTTTTCTCCCTGATAGCCCCAATGCTATTGGTGGCCATCTTCGTGAGGCTGGGCTTACATTCTTTCTTCTCAAAGATGTCCCAGAATTAATCTCAGAGAACATTGAAAAGATCTTGGAAGAAGCATTTGAGCCTCTTGGCATTTCTGATTGGAACTCAATTTTCTGGGCTGCGCATCCTGGTGGGCGTGCGATTTTGGACAAAGTTGAAGAGAAATTGGCTTTAAATCCTGAAAAATTACGTGTTAGTAGGTATGTGCTAAGTGAGTACGGAAATATGTCAAGCGCTTGTGTCTTCTTTACTCTTGATGAGATGAGAAAATCTGCAGACAAGGATGGATTCAACACCACAGGGGATGGTTTAGAATGGGGTGTGCTCTTTGGATTTGGACCTGGACTCACTATTGAGACTGTGGTCCTTCACAGCGTCACAATTTAAAAACATCATGCTTGATTTGTTCAATATGTTTTAATATTTGTATTATCAATGACCAAAACAAAACTTGTACTATGTATTTGCATTTCGTTTGTAGCTCTGAATACCAAGTATCTATTACTTGGGTTGGATGACCTTCGAAGGCTTAAAGAAGGTAATGTTATAGTCAAGAAAATAAGGGTTGGATGGCCTTCATATCATATTTTATGCATTTGTTTCTGTTTGTAACCGTCATTGTTTCGATATTTTAACAGCAGGACTCGGATACAGATTTTATAAAGTATAAATTCTTATATGAAAAACGTATAAATTTATAACGCAATTCATGAAGTGGGAATAAGATCAAACATTAGTGTTGGACTCAACCCTTTTGTTATTGTGTGCATAGCATGTGTTCTAAGGGACATAATGGAAAAAGACATCATAATATATCATCTTGATCTATCTTTAATTTTAATTCATTTAGACAACATTAAGTTTTTTTAGTTGACCTTAATCTACACATGCAATAAAATTCGTTTCCAccttaaattttgaatttaacaaCATATGTTCAAAATTGCCTTCTACATGTCTGATTTTCGTTTGAAGTCATCTCGAAGTGAATTTGGACTCTATAAAAAGCTAGCTTTCTCTGCCGTTGAAGAAAGTTAAGAAACTTCCCATAGTTGTCTTAATTCTTTTAGAGCTGTACATCTTTGTCTCGTTTCTCTATGATATATGGTCTAATCACTTTCCCTAAGTATTTCTATCTTCAACAGCTCCCTTCTTTCTACCAAAATCTTCAAGAATTTACAAAGTCTATTCTAGAGCAGTTTTTCATAATAAATTTTGTTGAACAATTGTAGCCAAGCAATGCTGTTCAAGGTGAGGTGTGATCTCAACCGTCTTTCTCATTGTACAGCATTTCGATCGGTATTATTGGGAACATACTTGTTTAATATGAGTAGATATTAGATTATATAGTATTTTCAATAAACAACGTTGCAGCCATATTGGATATTGTAGAAATTGGTGAACTTTTCATGGTCATAATTCAATTAGTATGTACAGAAAGTTTATCAAATTAAAGGCACACACTATACTCCAAAGAAAAAATATGGTAGGTAATTTTTACTAGCAATCGAGTTAATGAGAAATTGAATGGAAATTGTTGGTAAAATAAACCAAACCTagaagtttttatttatttatttagtaattttattggagtcaagtttttagtgattctcctatttcctattttcttttcttttcattcttttccttttattttggtgCTCAAATTCCTTTGACTTAACTATCATGGGtgttttataaattttaaaacttttaagacacttttaaaattttaaaaaattatatatccccatcttcttcttttcttcgtGATCCTCCCCTTCACGCTTGCCACCCGCCCCCTCTGCCTACCACCTGCCACTAcgctcttcttttctctccctcctCCCCACTTCCTCTTCCTCCTCATCATTCAAATCTTTTACATACACGTCTGTTTAAGAAAATATCTCAACATTACATCTATAGAATAGGTTAATCAAAAACCTATATCTTTGAAAAAGGAAATCGCAAAACCCTGCCGCAACACTTGCATGCTTGCCCAAGCCAACACCCCAGTCAATCCCACAACCACCACGTAATCCGGGTCTGGGTCTAACAGCAGATCAACCCACTTGAGGTTCAATCTAGATCCCCATCTATTCTTGTTCCTGTTCTTCCCATTCTCACCAATGTCACTGTCGATTCTATTGCTATTACTATTTTTCAGCCCTTCCATGCTCACTAGTTTACTATTATCTTCCCCGTTATCAATTTTGTTGTCATTTGATGCCCAGGAAAAAGCAACAATTTCTTGCGCAGATTAAATTATGGATTGTGAGTTTTCAGGGCAGACAGAGATGAAGAATAGTGTGGAAGCCTTTGGAACTTCAGGATGCTGTGGTTTTGTCAAGATGGTATGTttttagaaaagaaagaagtgGTGACGGGTGGTAGGGAAGGAAGGAGGAGAAAGAGGTGGTGTGGCAGTGGTGGTTGCACGGTAGtggaggaagaaggaagaaagacaagaatagaaaacaaaacaaacaaaaaaaaaaggaaaggaaaatttaaaaaaaaaaaaaacaaaatgtaGGCTACTGGTGTCACAGCTGGTCAAAAAGTGCTGTTTCACTTTAGTTTGAATCACCAAGGGGTTACGTGGATGTTTCAAAACTATAAGGCAACTGGTTGACTTTCGAAGAAATCACAAGGAGCTTTTCTATATTTCTTACCATTTATTATTAGAACCCAAAGTTTATATTCGACAATTGGTATCAAAAGCTAGATATGAGGTTAGTCCTGGATGATTTTGCTATCAGAGAGTAGAAGGACATAATGTTGCTTGAAAATATTTAGATGATTGACTTAGGTCACAAGTTTGGTTTTGGAAAATGCAGTTGCTGAATACTAGACCATAAGGTTGGTCTGGAAATTGTAAGATTGATCACGAGTGTAAAGATAGAGATTAAAGAAGAATCCTATCAGATTTGTTAATTGCTGAATGTTGCATCCTCAGAAGAATGACTAGATGTGCAAAAATGGGTAAAACAAAAGTGCAAAAATGGAAAATCTCAGACTTTAATGTAGTTCCGAGGGTATTTTGAATTTCAGAATTGGATAGTGGTGCCGCAAaatgaagtgataaaaagagagattttggaagaggcacatcGATCTAAGTATACAGTACATTCCAAAAGCAGTAAAATATACCAAGATTTGAGAAAACTATATTAGTGGgataaaatgaagaaagaaattgctCAGTTTGTCTAAAAGTGTTTAgtgtgccaacaagtgaaaACTGAACATCAGAACCTCAGTTCTTCTACAGCCTCTTGAAATCCCTGAGTGAAAATGAGAacatattaccatggattttgtgtcAGGATTACCCCGTACTCAAAAAAGTCATGATGTAGTTTGGGTAATAGTTGATAGGTTAACGAAGTCTGCTCATTTCTTGCCTATAATATGAGATACTCTTTGAAGAAATTGGCCTAactgtacatggatgagatAGTCAAATTGCATGGATCCCAATAAGCATTGTTTCTGATATAGATCCACGGTTTGTGTCTCATTTCTAGTAACAGTTACAAGGAGTcttggggaccaagttgaacTTTAGAACTATGTATCATCCCCAAACTGATGGACAGTCagagagaaccattcaaacacttgaggacatgttaagcACTTGTAGTTTGGATTTTGGTGGAAGCTGGGGACAGTATATGGCGTTAGTCGAATTTGCATACAATAATAGTTATCATTCCTCCATACAAATGGCACCGTACGAAACTCTCTATGGAAGAAAGTGCCGATCACCAatatattgggatgaagtaggagaaaGAAGGGTTTTAGACCCAATTGCAGTGCCATGAATCAAAGATGCTTATGAGAAGGTGAAGGTGATACGTCAAAGGCTTCAAACAACGCAAAGTCGACAgaagagttatgcagataatcgACGAAAAGACTTCgagtttgaagttggggacAAGGTATTTATAAAGGTTACACCACTTCGAAATCTCACagcaggaaaaagaaagaaacttcaaccgagATACGTAGGACCATTCAAAATTCTTCAACGAGTAGGGAACGTGGCATACCGGTTGGAGTtactgataagtgactaatttacgtaataattggatgacattttatattatttttagtcactttggttatattattggaagaatatgaatcattttggctataattggtgaaaaatgcttttaagtggttaaatgaagtttttatcactttttacttggattttgtgtattttgacagttttgacacatttttgtatttcggctataacttgagctacaatgatcggattgggatgattcttgaacccatttgaagataagagatagatctacaactttggtgaagacatctgaatccagtttgaaggttttccaggtcaaaaagccgaagtacagagtcaattgctattggtcgaaactggaacaaggcatgaagcaggcaagggtatttcagtcatatctcagcctacacagatccaaatgaggtaattcttgatgcattggaaatctaactcaaagggctacaacgtttgtgttttgtacaaaagccagttcggccttcatcatggagaaaaatgcagttgaagtgaggtcaaaagtaaaaacgCGTATGGCAGCCGAATTTCTGCAATTGCCTAAGCGatttttctcatcttcacactactttccagctagagtTGGAGAGAAACCGTAGGCTGCACATGTTTCTGAtgaacaaaggaagaaaaatagcTTATTATCAAGTCAAAAATATATGGTAGAGTAAAAAGGCTGGAACTTTGTGTTTGTTGACTTGGTTAACACCAGATTTGGAGAATCAAAGTGGAGAGTCATAGCAGAAATTTTTGACTGGTGAGGGAAGGACTTTTCATCAgcttatatgcagagacatttgaGGTCTATgatcatacgggagaagcttggagtctgcaaaagtgtagcttttccattctcttagtgttagtttagcttagtatagagtaagatagttcatccattcttgttattagctagataaagaagaagatggaggatgaagaaggcaaggaagaaagctcacgtgacaagggttgtattccttccaactctttatcttttgtacttgattccaagtttagttaatatacaagttctggattttatgtttaatatgtgtctttaaagtttatactttgggtttggttgaactttctatgattgttagtgcttattatttggctatttgactgctatgatttgagcaaattatttagtactttagctctttaaatcatgattaatatggtaccattaattgtgattatctaaggtgttatttctgcaatgaaaattgagatctaacattagttcaagaagtgctaaacatagggagtacactcacgaaagtagaggtgcacctatgtggtttttagtgattcatttcatgtaatttcactaaagaaatgaacttgtagctaatttcataaccatgagaataggtatggattagttataagtataattgattcactacgaaaataggattcaaatgcataaggaaattacaccataattagcctagatgtagtactcaatgatccaaatatagcacttgcatgagt
The DNA window shown above is from Coffea arabica cultivar ET-39 chromosome 5e, Coffea Arabica ET-39 HiFi, whole genome shotgun sequence and carries:
- the LOC113724344 gene encoding chalcone synthase 2-like, whose amino-acid sequence is MVTVEEIRRAQRAEGPATILAIGTATPPNFVEQSTYPDYYFRITKSEHMTELKEKFKRICEKTMIRKRYMYLTEEILRQNPNICTFMEPSLDARQDMMVDEVPRLGKVAAQKAIEEWGQSKSKITHLVCCTLSGVDMPGADYQLAKLLGLRPSVKRYMMYQQGCHAGGTVLRLAKDLAENNKGARVLIVCSELTAISFRGPSDKHFDSLVGQALFGDGAAAVIIGADPVPGVEQPLFQLVSASQTFLPDSPNAIGGHLREAGLTFFLLKDVPELISENIEKILEEAFEPLGISDWNSIFWAAHPGGRAILDKVEEKLALNPEKLRVSRYVLSEYGNMSSACVFFTLDEMRKSADKDGFNTTGDGLEWGVLFGFGPGLTIETVVLHSVTI